One Helicobacter cetorum MIT 00-7128 DNA window includes the following coding sequences:
- a CDS encoding class 1 fructose-bisphosphatase, whose protein sequence is MDYRHFQGSHADIIKQIIALLEKKAKDFQEILEKPDSGSYTQLENSSGDTPIKADLALDKFLEENFLGLENIKSVFSEEKEMPISKENGSYCIAYDPLDGSSVMEANFLVGTIMGIYENDFKAQNLVASLYMVFGHKIELVIALDKVYRYAFYENKFHFIEIITLENKGKIIASGGNQKDFSLGLKKALNTLFEENYRLRYSGAMVADVHHLLIKKGGMFSYPQKKLRKLFEVFPLAFMIEKAKGEAFYFNKGVKERLLEQGVASYHEKCECYLTSAYEAKILEEHLKGE, encoded by the coding sequence ATGGATTATAGACATTTTCAAGGTTCGCATGCAGACATTATCAAACAAATTATAGCTCTTTTAGAAAAAAAGGCTAAAGATTTTCAAGAGATTTTAGAAAAGCCTGATTCAGGGAGTTATACCCAATTAGAAAATAGTAGTGGGGACACCCCTATCAAGGCAGATTTAGCCCTAGACAAATTCTTAGAAGAAAATTTTTTAGGTTTAGAAAATATTAAAAGTGTCTTTAGTGAAGAAAAAGAGATGCCTATTTCTAAAGAAAATGGCTCTTATTGTATCGCTTATGACCCCTTAGATGGCAGTTCGGTTATGGAGGCGAATTTCTTAGTTGGCACAATTATGGGAATTTATGAAAACGATTTCAAGGCTCAAAATTTAGTTGCAAGCCTTTATATGGTTTTTGGGCATAAGATTGAATTAGTTATAGCCTTAGATAAAGTTTATCGCTATGCTTTTTATGAAAACAAGTTCCATTTCATAGAGATAATTACTTTGGAAAATAAGGGTAAAATCATCGCCAGTGGGGGCAATCAAAAGGATTTTTCTCTAGGACTAAAAAAAGCTTTAAACACGCTTTTTGAAGAAAATTATCGCTTACGCTACTCAGGGGCCATGGTCGCTGATGTGCATCACTTATTGATTAAAAAAGGCGGAATGTTTTCCTACCCACAAAAGAAATTACGCAAGCTTTTTGAAGTCTTTCCCCTAGCTTTTATGATTGAAAAAGCTAAAGGGGAGGCGTTTTATTTTAATAAGGGCGTTAAAGAGCGTTTGTTAGAACAAGGCGTAGCAAGCTATCATGAGAAATGCGAATGCTATTTAACAAGTGCTTATGAGGCTAAAATTTTAGAAGAACATTTAAAGGGAGAATAA
- the rpe gene encoding ribulose-phosphate 3-epimerase, which yields MKVAPSLLSANFMCLEEEIKSVSNADFLHVDVMDGHYVPNLTMGPVILENVTQVSKVPLDVHLMVENASFFVDLFAPLKPHFISIHAENEKHPHRVLQKIKSLDIIPGIVLNPHTHEESIKYLLESVGLVLLMSVNPGFGGQKFLDLVLEKALRIKELINCYNPNCLLEVDGGVNDKNTPKLKEVGVDIVVSGSYIFKAKNRKLAIESLQNVR from the coding sequence TTGAAAGTAGCCCCAAGCCTTTTGAGCGCTAATTTTATGTGCCTTGAAGAAGAAATAAAAAGCGTGAGTAACGCCGATTTTTTGCATGTTGATGTGATGGATGGGCATTATGTGCCTAATTTAACCATGGGTCCTGTCATTTTAGAAAATGTTACTCAAGTTAGCAAAGTGCCTTTAGATGTGCATTTAATGGTAGAAAATGCGAGTTTTTTTGTAGATTTATTTGCCCCCTTAAAACCACACTTTATAAGCATTCATGCCGAGAATGAAAAGCACCCCCACAGAGTGCTACAAAAAATTAAAAGCTTAGACATCATTCCGGGTATTGTGCTAAACCCCCACACACATGAAGAGAGCATTAAGTATCTCTTAGAAAGTGTGGGTTTAGTGCTTTTAATGAGTGTCAATCCGGGCTTTGGCGGGCAAAAGTTTTTAGACTTGGTGTTAGAAAAAGCCTTGCGAATAAAAGAGCTTATTAATTGCTACAATCCTAACTGTCTTTTGGAAGTGGATGGGGGCGTGAATGATAAAAATACCCCCAAACTTAAAGAAGTGGGTGTGGATATTGTAGTCTCTGGGAGCTATATCTTTAAAGCAAAAAATCGTAAGCTTGCTATTGAAAGCTTACAGAATGTCAGATAA
- a CDS encoding 3'-5' exonuclease — protein MSDNLLHKDIQALIAHLKNNDISIDTLNVFLKRLDLYDELSVQYLKACGLSLIETNNDLITLKNLKTPFRDEVFTFIDLETTGSNPLKHEILEIGAVQVQNGVIIKRFETFIKVKSVPPYISELTGISYEDTIGAPTISEVLQELRLFLGDSVFVAHNANFDYAFLEHNFIEKLHSPLLNLKLCTLDLSRRAILSMRYSLSFLKELLGFDVEISHRAYADALVSYKLFEVCLLNLPHYVKTSIDLIDFSRSANTLIKRPPRARLKPETPSSFPLFERAQNFLNSQPTIANKCPLDLAFCY, from the coding sequence ATGTCAGATAATCTCTTGCATAAAGATATTCAAGCCTTAATTGCTCATCTTAAAAATAACGATATTTCTATAGATACACTCAATGTTTTTTTAAAGCGTTTAGATTTATATGATGAACTAAGTGTTCAGTATTTGAAAGCATGCGGGCTTAGTCTCATAGAAACTAATAACGACTTAATCACACTCAAAAACCTTAAAACCCCTTTTAGAGATGAAGTTTTTACTTTTATTGATTTAGAGACAACCGGTTCTAACCCCCTAAAACATGAGATTTTAGAAATTGGTGCTGTGCAGGTGCAAAATGGCGTGATAATCAAGCGTTTTGAAACTTTTATTAAAGTTAAGAGTGTCCCCCCTTATATTAGCGAACTAACCGGCATTAGCTATGAAGACACTATAGGTGCGCCAACTATTAGCGAGGTTTTGCAAGAATTGCGCCTTTTTTTAGGCGATAGTGTGTTTGTAGCGCATAATGCTAATTTTGATTATGCCTTTTTGGAGCATAATTTCATTGAAAAGCTCCATAGTCCTTTATTAAATCTCAAGCTTTGCACTTTGGATTTATCAAGGCGTGCCATTTTATCTATGCGCTATTCTTTGAGTTTCTTAAAAGAGCTTTTAGGCTTTGATGTAGAAATTAGCCATAGAGCTTATGCGGACGCATTAGTTAGCTACAAGCTTTTTGAAGTGTGCTTATTAAACTTGCCTCATTATGTCAAAACTTCTATAGATTTGATTGATTTTTCTCGCTCTGCTAATACCTTAATTAAAAGACCTCCAAGAGCTCGCCTAAAGCCTGAAACCCCCTCAAGTTTCCCTCTTTTTGAAAGGGCTCAAAATTTTTTAAATTCCCAACCTACAATAGCAAACAAATGCCCTCTTGATTTAGCTTTTTGCTATTAA